A window of Streptomyces sp. NBC_01224 genomic DNA:
CGCCTGGACCAACCGCCCGCAGGACGAACACCGCCTGCTCTCCGAGGTGTTGCGCTGCCTCGTACGATCGGACGTCCTGCCCGCCCGTATGCACACGGGCAGCCTCGCAGAGCTCGGGCTGACCGTGGAGATCGAGGCGGCGGGTCCGGGCACCGACGGGCCGTCCGCCTCGGACGTGTGGTCCGCGCTCGGCGGTGAGCTGAAGGCCGCGATCGACCTGCGTGTGTGGGCACCGCTGGCCGGTGAACGGACTTCCGCCGGCCCGCCGGTCACCGAAGGGCTGGTGGTGAAGGCCGCGCCCGCACGGGACGGCGACGCGGCGGCACCGGGGCGCCGGCTGCGCTACGAGGGGGCGTCCGACCCCGAGGGGCAGGGCTTCGCCGCGGCACGTGAACGGCAGCTGCCGCCCGGTCGGCGCAGGCGCGGGGGCGCGGCTCGATGACCACGACACAGGGCACCCAAGCCGTCCGCGAGCTGCCGGGCACGCCGACGGCGGCCATCGAGGACCTCTGGGAGCGGTTGATCCACGTCGAGCAGCGGGTCAGGCACGCCGTGGCGGCCCGGCGGGCCGTCGACCCGGAACCGGACGATCCGTACCGGGGGCAGTACCTCACCCCCGAGGCAGCCGAGCGGATCGTGGCGTCCCGCGACGCGTTCGCGCCCGTACCGGCGTACGGCTCCGAGCCTTCGCCGCACTCCCCGCCCGGGAGCCGGATCCGGCAGCTCGCCGAGAACTTCGGCCTGATACCGCTGGACGTCGACCTCCTGCTGGTCGCGATGGCCCCGGACATCGACATCCGGTTCGAGCGGCTCTACGGCTACCTCAACGACGACCTCACCCAGCGAAGGCCGACCATCGGCCTGGCACTTGAACTCTGCGGGCTGTCCGCCGCGAGCTCCGGCCGCTTCCGGTTCTCGCCGTCCGCCCCGCTGGTCGCGGGCGGGCTGCTGGAGGTCCGGGAAGCCGACCGCCCACTGCTCTCGCGGGTGCTGCGAGTGCCGGACCGGATCACCGCACATCTGCTCGGCGACGACGAGACCGATGGGAGGCTGCGCGGCCTCGTCCGGGTGGTCGGGCCCGAGGAGGAGCCGGACACGGGACCGGAAGTCCTGCGGGTCGCGGCGGCGTTGGGCACGGGCAGCGGCTTGGTACACCTGCTCGACCGGGGAGGCGACCCCGGCAGACTGGCGGTCGAGGCGCTCCTCGCCGCAGGGTGTCGTGCGCTGGTGGTCGACATCGCTGCACTCGCCGCTGCTCCCGAACCGGCGGAGCTCGTACGGACCCTGGCGGCCGAGGCCCGGCTGAGCAGTGGCGGGGTCGTCCTCGGGCCGCTCGAAGCGCTCGCCCCCGAGCGGCCCGAGAGAGCCGGGCTGCTCGGGGGCCTCTGCGCGGCGGTCAGCGGTACCCCCCTGATCGCGTACGGGAAGAAGAACTGGGACCCCCTGTGGACGAGGGAGAGCCCGGTTCCGGTCCGCGTCCTGCCCCCAGGCCCCGCGGGTGTGGCGCGGCAGTGGCGTCGGGCGCTCGCCGAGGCCGGCACGGCTGTCGGGTTGCCCACCGAGAACGTGCCGGCCGACGAGGGACTCATCGAGGCGACCGCGTCCTACCGGCTCGACTCCGAGCAGGTACGCAAGGCCGCCGCCGTCGCCTCCCGGCTGGCCGTCCTGGCGGAGCGTCCGGTGGACGCGCAGGACCTGCGCACAGCGGTCCGGGGACAGAACGGCGCGGGGCTCGAACGGCTCGCCCGCCGCATCGAGCCTGCGGTCGGCTGGGACGACCTCGTACTGCCTTCCGTGACCCGCCGCCAGCTGTCCGAACTCGCGCTGCGCGCACGCCATCGCGAGCAGGTGCTCGGGCAGTGGCGGATGCGGCCGGGCGGCGGCCGGGGGCGGGGGGTCATCGCGTTGTTCGCCGGTGAGTCCGGCACCGGCAAGACCATGTCCGCCGAGGTGGTGGCGTCGGAGCTCGGCATGGAGCTCTACGTCGTCGATCTGTCGACCGTGGTGGACAAGTACATCGGTGAGACCGAGAAGAATCTCGAAAGGATCTTCGTTGAGGCGTCCGATGTCAACGGCATCCTGCTGTTCGACGAGGCGGACGCCATCTTCGGGAAGCGCTCACAGGTCAAGGACGCGCACGATCGCCACGCCAACGTGGAGTCGGCCTATCTGCTGCAACGGATGGAGTCCTTCGACGGGATCGCGGTACTCACCACCAATCTGCGGGCCAATCTCGACGAGGCCTTCACCCGTCGCCTCGACGTGATCGCGGAGTTCCCCATGCCGGACGCCCAGCAGCGACTGGCCCTGTGGGACCGCTGTCTCGGGACGGCGATCCCACGTGACGCGGAACTCGACCTGGAATTCTGCGCGGGACGCTTCGAGTTGGCGGGAGGGTCGATCCGGGCCTGCGCGGTGACCGCCGCCTATCTGGCGGCGGAATCCGGGAGACCGCTCGGTATGGAGCAGCTCGTCTCGGCCGTTTTCCAGGAGTACCGCAAACTCGGCCGACTGGTCCGGGAAAGCGAGTTCGGCCCTTGGCTGGACCGTGCGCGGGGACGTGACGGAGGTTAGCGCCTCCGGAAAATCTCGGTCGTACCTCTCCCGGCCGACGGTGTGCGCCGGGGATGAGGGTGTGCGTCCCGTAGGCCGGGGGACGCTGCCCTCCGGAACAAGGCCCCTGCCCTGCGAGGCCCTTCTTCCTGTCGAGTGCGCCGATAGGCTCGTACGGGTGAAGCCCACAGGGTGAGCGGTGTCCGATCCGACGTCGTCGCCCCCGGTCGCGGTGGAAGGGGCCAGCAGCTGTGCACGCATACGAACGGTCGGCAAAGGCGGTGCGCCCGGGACCATCGGCGCGAGCGGCCGGACGTGCGGAGTCGGTGTTCCGGCCCGGTCCCGGCCGTCTGACGCCTGCGCGGGCGATGAGCCTGCAGCGCACCATCGGCAACGCCGCCGTGGCGCGCATGGTCGAGGAAGAGGGCGAGCGCAGCGCATTCGGGCCGGAGAACCCGCAGCCCGTCCAGCGCGCCACGGTGCACGCGGTGCTCCGCTCGCCGGGGCGG
This region includes:
- a CDS encoding DUF4255 domain-containing protein; translation: MIHEVDEGLRLLLVDAGLQESGVDLVFDAPTKDWSARRNAPTISVFLHGIREDATRRRTGTAEEHDDQGMVIGWRTPPRWFELTYLVTAWTNRPQDEHRLLSEVLRCLVRSDVLPARMHTGSLAELGLTVEIEAAGPGTDGPSASDVWSALGGELKAAIDLRVWAPLAGERTSAGPPVTEGLVVKAAPARDGDAAAPGRRLRYEGASDPEGQGFAAARERQLPPGRRRRGGAAR
- a CDS encoding ATP-binding protein translates to MTTTQGTQAVRELPGTPTAAIEDLWERLIHVEQRVRHAVAARRAVDPEPDDPYRGQYLTPEAAERIVASRDAFAPVPAYGSEPSPHSPPGSRIRQLAENFGLIPLDVDLLLVAMAPDIDIRFERLYGYLNDDLTQRRPTIGLALELCGLSAASSGRFRFSPSAPLVAGGLLEVREADRPLLSRVLRVPDRITAHLLGDDETDGRLRGLVRVVGPEEEPDTGPEVLRVAAALGTGSGLVHLLDRGGDPGRLAVEALLAAGCRALVVDIAALAAAPEPAELVRTLAAEARLSSGGVVLGPLEALAPERPERAGLLGGLCAAVSGTPLIAYGKKNWDPLWTRESPVPVRVLPPGPAGVARQWRRALAEAGTAVGLPTENVPADEGLIEATASYRLDSEQVRKAAAVASRLAVLAERPVDAQDLRTAVRGQNGAGLERLARRIEPAVGWDDLVLPSVTRRQLSELALRARHREQVLGQWRMRPGGGRGRGVIALFAGESGTGKTMSAEVVASELGMELYVVDLSTVVDKYIGETEKNLERIFVEASDVNGILLFDEADAIFGKRSQVKDAHDRHANVESAYLLQRMESFDGIAVLTTNLRANLDEAFTRRLDVIAEFPMPDAQQRLALWDRCLGTAIPRDAELDLEFCAGRFELAGGSIRACAVTAAYLAAESGRPLGMEQLVSAVFQEYRKLGRLVRESEFGPWLDRARGRDGG